The proteins below come from a single Miscanthus floridulus cultivar M001 chromosome 1, ASM1932011v1, whole genome shotgun sequence genomic window:
- the LOC136523010 gene encoding heat shock 70 kDa protein, mitochondrial: MAASLLLRAVRRRELASPLRSLGASLQSTCAANVCSKWGNFARPFSAKAAGNEVIGIDLGTTNSCVAVMEGKNPKVIENAEGARTTPSVVAFTQKGERLVGTPAKRQAVTNPQNTFFGTKRLIGRRFDDPQTQKEMKMVPFKIVKAPNGDAWVETTDGKQYSPSQVGAFVLTKMKETAESYLGKSVSKAVITVPAYFNDAQRQATKDAGRIAGLDVERIINEPTAAALSYGTNNKEGLIAVFDLGGGTFDISILEISNGVFEVKATNGDTFLGGEDFDNTLLEFLVSDFKRSEGIDLSKDRLALQRLREAAEKAKVELSSTSQTEINLPFITADASGAKHLNITLTRSKFESLVHNLIERTREPCKNCLKDAGISTKEVDEVLLVGGMTRVPKVQEVVSEIFGKSPSKGVNPDEAVAMGAAIQGGILRGDVKELLLLDVTPLSLGIETLGGIFTRLINRNTTIPTKKSQVFSTAADNQTQVGIRVLQGEREMAADNKLLGEFDLVGIPPAPRGLPQIEVTFDIDANGIVTVSAKDKSTGKEQNITIRSSGGLSEADIQKMVQEAELHAQKDQERKALIDIRNNADTTIYSIEKSLGEYRDKIPAEVASEIEAAIADLRQEMASDDIEKIKAKLEAANKAVSKIGQHMSGGGSGGSQSGSGPQGGSDQAPEAEYEEVKK; encoded by the exons ATGGCGGCGTCGCTGCTCCTCCGCGCCGTGCGCCGAAGGGAGCTCGCGTCCCCTCTCCGATCC CTGGGCGCCAGCTTACAGTCAACATGTGCTGCCAACGTATGCTCAAAATGGGGAAATTTTGCAAGACCTTTTAG TGCAAAAGCTGCTGGAAATGAGGTTATTGGGATTGATTTGGGGACAACTAACTCATGTGTTGCTGTTATGGAGGGAAAG AACCCAAAAGTTATTGAGAATGCTGAAGGTGCGAGAACAACACCATCTGTTGTCGCATTTACTCAGAAGGGCGAAAGACTTGTTGGAACTCCAGCCAAGCGCCAAGCAGTAACCAACCCCCAGAATACTTTCTTTGGAACAAAGAGGTTGATTGGGCGACGCTTTGATGATCCACAGACACAGAAAGAGATGAAGATGGTGCCATTCAAAATCGTGAAGGCTCCAAACGGTGATGCTTGGGTTGAAACAACAGATGGCAAGCAGTACTCACCAAGTCAGGTCGGTGCATTTGTGCTGACAAAGATGAAGGAGACAGCTGAATCCTACCTTGGCAAGTCTGTCTCAAAGGCAGTGATTACTGTTCCAGCCTATTTCAATGATGCTCAGCGTCAGGCCACAAAGGATGCTGGTCGCATCGCTGGCCTTGATGTTGAAAGGATCATCAATGAACCTACAGCAGCCGCTCTGTCTTATGGAACGAACAACAAGGAAGGCTTGATAGCGGTATTTGATCTCGGAGGAGGAACTTTTGATATATCTATTCTGGAGATCTCAAATGGAGTTTTTGAG GTCAAAGCAACAAATGGTGATACTTTCTTGGGCGGTGAAGATTTTGACAACACACTACTGGAGTTCTTGGTGAGTGATTTCAAGAGATCTGAGGGCATTGATCTGTCAAAGGATAGATTGGCCCTGCAAAGGCTTCGTGAAGCTGCTGAGAAGGCTAAGGTTGAACTTTCATCGACTTCTCAGACAGAAATCAATCTGCCATTTATAACAGCTGATGCTTCAGGGGCAAAACATTTGAACATCACACTGACAAGGTCGAAATTTGAATCTCTTGTACACAATCTGATTGAGAGGACTAGAGAGCCATGCAAGAACTGCTTGAAGGATGCCGGAATATCTACTAAAGAGGTGGATGAAGTACTTCTTGTTGGTGGAATGACTAGGGTTCCAAAGGTGCAGGAGGTAGTCTCTGAAATCTTTGGAAAGAGCCCAAGCAAAGGAGTCAACCCAGATGAAGCTGTGGCCATGGGTGCTGCCATTCAGGGTGGCATTCTCCGTGGAGATGTTAAGgagcttcttcttcttgatgttACTCCCCTGTCACTGGGTATTGAGACCCTCGGTGGTATCTTCACCAGATTGATCAACAGAAACACTacaatccctacaaagaaaagTCAG GTGTTCTCAACCGCTGCTGACAATCAGACCCAAGTGGGTATCCGTGTCTTGCAAGGTGAGCGTGAAATGGCTGCAGACAACAAACTTCTTGGTGAATTTGATCTCGTGGGCATTCCACCTGCCCCAAGAGGCTTGCCTCAGATTGAGGTTACGTTCGACATCGACGCCAATGGAATCGTGACCGTCTCAGCCAAAGATAAGTCTACTGGGAAGGAGCAGAACATCACCATTCGATCCTCGGGTGGGCTGTCTGAGGCTGACATCCAGAAGATGGTTcaagaagctgagctgcatgccCAGAAGGATCAGGAACGGAAAGCCCTCATTGACATCAGGAACAATGCCGACACCACTATCTACAGCATCGAGAAGAGTCTGGGAGAGTACAGGGACAAGATCCCGGCAGAGGTTGCGTCTGAGATCGAGGCGGCCATCGCTGACCTCCGCCAGGAGATGGCCTCGGATGACATCGAGAAGATCAAGGCCAAGCTTGAGGCTGCCAACAAGGCTGTCTCGAAGATTGGACAGCACATGTCTGGTGGTGGCTCTGGCGGCTCGCAGTCAGGATCTGGACCTCAGGGTGGCAGCGACCAGGCGCCGGAGGCAGAGTATGAGGAGGTTAAGAAGTGA